The following coding sequences are from one Delphinus delphis chromosome 19, mDelDel1.2, whole genome shotgun sequence window:
- the PFAS gene encoding phosphoribosylformylglycinamidine synthase isoform X1, with protein sequence MSSVLHFYVRPSGHERAASEYTQRKLQGELPELQGVKTELCYNVNWTGESSPSAEEMKKLTWLFGCPLLLDDVAQESWLLPGPTDLLLEVGPRLNFSTPTSSNIVSVCQAAGLGAVDRVEPTRRYLLSFAHPPSAELEAVALATLHDRMTEQHFPCPIQSFSLGCTPAPLGGPIDILAEGRSALEKANQELGLALDSWDLDFYTKRFQELQRNPSTVEAFDLAQSNSEHSRHWFFKGRLHVDGQELAHSLFESIMSTQASSHPNNVLKFCDNSSAIQGKEVQFLRPEDPSRPSCFRQRQGLRHVVFTAETHNFPTGVAPFSGATTGTGGRIRDVQCTGRGAHVVAGTAGYCFGNLHIPGYSMPWEDPSFQYPGNFARPLEIAIEASNGASDYGNKFGEPVLAGFARSLGLQLPDGQRREWIKPIMFSGGIGCMEAEHVSKEPPEPGMDVVKVGGPVYRIGVGGGAASSVQVQGDNASDLDFGAVQRGDPEMEQKMNRVIRACVEAPRGNPICSLHDQGAGGNGNVLKELSDPAGAVIYTSRFQLGDPTLNALEIWGAEYQESNALLLRPPDRDFLSRVSARERCPVCFVGTITGDGRIVLVDDRECPMGRDGQGDASPTPPPTPVDLDLDWVLGKMPRKEFFLQRSLPVLRPLALPPGLSVRQALAWVLRLPAVASKRYLTSKVDRSVGGLVAQQQCVGPLQTPLADVAVVALSHQELIGAATALGEQPVKSLLDPKVAARLAVAEALTNLVFALVTDLRDVKCSGNWMWAAKLPGEGAALADACGAVAAVMAALGVAVDGGKDSLSMAARVGAETVRAPGSLVISAYAVCPDITATVTPDLKCPGGRGHLLYVPLSPGRHRLGGTALAQCFSQLGEQPPDLDLPENLVRAFGITQGLLKDRLLCSGHDVSDGGLITCLLEMAFAGNCGIEVAVPAPGVNALPVLFAEEPGLVLEVQEPDLAQVLTRYREAGLHCLELGRTGSAGPHATVRVSVNGAVVLEEPVGQLRALWEETSFQLDRLQAEPHCVAQEEGGLRERTGPTYCLPPTFPTASVPHEPGGPAPRVAIFREEGSNGDREMADAFHLAGFEVWDVTMQDLCSGAVRLDTFQGMAFVGGFSYADVLGSAKGWAAAVTFNPQAGAELRRFRQRPDTFSLGVCNGCQLLALLGWVGGSPGDEAAEMGHESWPARPGLLLRHNQSGRFESRWASVRVGPGPALMLRGMEGAVLPVWSAHGEGYMAFSSPELQAQIEARGLAPLHWADDDGNPTEQYPLNPNGSPGGMAGICSPDGRHLALMPHPERSVRPWQWAWRPPPFDTMTTSPWLQLFINARNWTREGGC encoded by the exons ATGTCCTCAGTCCTTCACTTCTATGTCCGTCCCTCTGGCCACGAGAGGGCAGCCTCTGAATATACTCAAAGGAAGCTGCAAGGGGAACTGCCAGAGCTGCAGGGTGTCAAGACCGAGCTGTGCTACAATGTGAACTGGACAG GTGAGTCCTCCCCGAGCGCCGAGGAGATGAAGAAGCTGACGTGGCTGTTTGGCTGCCCCTTGTTACTGGACGATGTCGCTCAGGAGTCCTGGCTCCTTCCCGGCCCCACTGACCTGCTGCTGGAGGTCGGGCCCAG GCTGAACTTCTCCACGCCAACATCCAGCAACATCGTGTCAGTGTGCCAGGCTGCGGGGCTGGGGGCCGTGGACCGCGTGGAGCCGACCCGGCGCTACCTGCTCTCG TTTGCCCACCCGCCTTCGGCTGAGCTAGAGGCCGTCGCCCTGGCTACCCTGCATGACCGGATGACGGAGCAGCACTTCCCCTGTCCCATCCAGAGCTTCTCCCTGGGGTGCACCCCAGCACCCCTTGGCGGCCCAATTGACATACTGGCCGAGGGCCGGTCTGCCCTGGAGAAAGCCAACCAGGAGCTAG GTCTGGCCCTAGACTCCTGGGACCTGGATTTCTACACCAAGCGCTTCCAGGAGCTGCAGCGGAACCCCAGCACTGTGGAGGCCTTCGACTTGGCTCAGTCCAATAG TGAGCACAGCCGACACTGGTTCTTCAAGGGCCGACTCCACGTGGACGGGCAGGAGCTGGCACACTCACTGTTTGAGTCCATCATGAGCACCCAGGCCTCCTCGCACCCCAACAACGTCCTCAAGTTCTGTGACAACAGCAG TGCAATCCAGGGGAAGGAAGTCCAATTCCTGCGTCCCGAGGACCCCTCACGGCCAAGCTGCTTCCGGCAACGTCAGGGGCTGAGACATGTCGTCTTCACGGCAGAGACCCACAACTTCCCCACGG GAGTAGCCCCCTTCAGCGGTGCGACCACTGGCACAGGGGGCCGGATCCGAGATGTCCAGTGCACAGGCCGCGGGGCCCACGTGGTGGCTGGCACTGCTGGCTATTGCTTTGGAAACCTGCACATCCCAG GTTACAGTATGCCCTGGGAGGATCCAAGCTTCCAGTATCCTGGGAACTTTGCCCGACCCCTGGAGATTGCCATCGAGGCCAGTAATGGGGCTTCTGACTACGGCAACAAGTTTGGAGAACCAGTTCTGGCTG GCTTTGCCCGTTCCTTGGGCCTCCAGCTCCCAGATGGCCAGCGGCGCGAGTGGATCAAGCCCATCATGTTTAGTGGAGGCATTGGGTGCATGGAAGCTGAGCATGTGAGCAAGGAGCCCCCAGAGCCAG GCATGGATGTTGTGAAGGTTGGGGGTCCTGTCTACAGGATTGGAGTCGGGGGCGGAGCTGCTTCGTCCGTGCAG GTGCAGGGAGACAACGCCAGCGACCTGGACTTCGGGGCTGTGCAGCGGGGAGACCCGGAGATGGAACAGAAGATGAACCGTGTGATCCGGGCTTGCGTGGAGGCCCCCAGAGGAAACCCCATCTGCAGCCTTCATGACCAGGGTGCCGGTGGCAATG GCAACGTCCTGAAGGAGCTGAGTGACCCAGCTGGAGCCGTCATTTATACCAGCCGCTTCCAG CTCGGGGACCCTACCCTGAACGCCCTGGAAATCTGGGGGGCTGAGTACCAGGAGTCAAATGCACTTCTGCTGAGGCCCCCCGACCGGGACTTCCTGAGTCGTGTCAGTGCCCGGGAACGCTGCCCAGTTTGCTTTGTGGGCACCATCACGGGAGACGGGAGG ATCGTGCTGGTGGACGATCGGGAGTGTCCTATGGGAAGAGATGGCCAGGGGGATGCCTCCCCAACACCTCCCCCGACGCCTGTGGACCTGGATCTGGACTGGGTGCTGGGCAAGATGCCCCGGAAG GAGTTCTTCCTCCAGAGGAGTCTCCCCGTGCTGCGGCCCCTGGCCTTGCCCCCAGGGCTGAGCGTGCGCCAGGCCCTGGCATGGGTCCTCAGGCTGCCTGCGGTGGCCAGCAAGCGCTACCTCACCAGCAAG GTGGACCGCTCCGTGGGCGGCCTGGTGGCACAGCAGCAGTGTGTGGGACCCCTGCAGACCCCTCTGGCAGATGTGGCGGTGGTGGCACTGAGTCACCAGGAGCTCATAGGGGCTGCCACAGCCCTGGGAGAGCAGCCCGTCAAGAGCCTGCTAGACCCCAAGGTTGCTGCCCGACTGGCTGTGGCTGAAGCCCTCACCAACCTGGTGTTTGCTCTGGTCACCGACCTCCGG GACGTGAAATGCAGCGGGAACTGGATGTGGGCGGCCAAGCTCCCGGGGGAGGGTGCGGCTCTGGCCGACGCCTGTGGGGCTGTGGCAGCCGTGATGGCGGCCCTGGGTGTGGCAGTGGATGGTGGCAAGGACTCCCTCAGCATGGCTGCCCGGGTTGGCGCTGAGACCGTGCGGGCTCCTG GGTCGCTGGTCATCTCAGCCTATGCTGTCTGTCCAGACATTACAGCCACTGTGACCCCAGACCTCAAGTGTCCCGGAGGGAGAG GCCACCTGCTCTACGTGCCTCTGAGTCCTGGGCGCCATCGGCTCGGGGGCACAGCTCTGGCCCAGTGCTTCTCCCAGCTCGGCGAGCAGCCTCCCGATCTGGACCTTCCCGAGAACTTGGTGCGAGCCTTCGGCATCACCCAGGGGCTGCTGAAAG ACCGCCTCCTCTGCTCAGGCCACGATGTCAGTGACGGAGGTCTCATCACCTGCCTGCTAGAGATGGCCTTTGCTGGGAATTGTGGAATAGAGGTGGCCGTCCCTGCCCCTGGGGTCAATG CGCTGCCTGTACTGTTCGCTGAGGAGCCAGGCTTGGTGCTGGAGGTGCAAGAGCCAGACCTGGCCCAAGTACTGACACGTTACCGGGAGGCTGGCCTCCACTGCCTGGAGCTGGGCCGAACGGGCAGCGCCGGGCCCCATGCCACG GTCCGGGTATCAGTGAACGGGGCTGTCGTTCTGGAGGAGCCCGTTGGGCAGCTACGAGCCCTCTGGGAGGAGACCAGTTTCCAGCTGGATCGGCTGCAGGCAGAGCCCCACTGTGTGGCCCAGGAAGAAGGAGGGCTGAGGGAGCGGACGGGGCCCACCTActgcctgccccccaccttccccacaGCTTCCGTGCCTCATGAGCCTG GTGGCCCCGCCCCCCGCGTTGCCATCTTTCGAGAAGAAGGCAGTAACGGAGACCGGGAGATGGCCGATGCCTTCCACTTGGCTGGGTTTGAG GTGTGGGACGTGACCATGCAGGACCTCTGCTCTGGAGCAGTCAGGCTGGACACGTTCCAAGGCATGGCCTTCGTGGGCGGCTTCAGCTACGCGGACGTCCTGGGCTCTGCCAAAG GGTGGGCAGCCGCTGTGACCTTTAACCCCCAGGCCGGGGCTGAGCTGAGGCGCTTCCGGCAACGGCCAGACACCTTCAGCCTGGGCGTGTGTAACGGCTGCCAGCTGCTGGCCCTGCTGGGCTGGGTGGGAGGCAGTCCTGGTGACGAGGCGGCAGAGATGGGCCACGAGTCCTGGCCGGCCCGGCCTGGCCTCCTGCTGCGCCACAACCAGTCTGGGCGTTTCGAGTCGCGCTGGGCCAGCGTGCGAGTGGGGCCCGGGCCGGCCCTGATGCTGCGAGGGATGGAGGGTGCCGTGCTGCCCGTGTGGAGCGCCCATGGGGAAG GTTACATGGCATTTTCTTCCCCGGAACTCCAAGCCCAGATTGAGGCCAGGGGCTTGGCTCCGCTGCACTGGGCAGACGATGACGGCAACCCCACGGAACAGTACCCCCTGAATCCCAACGGGTCCCCAGGGGGCATGGCTGGCATCTGCTCCCCCGATGGCCGCCACCTGGCTCTCATGCCTCACCCTGAGCGGTCTGTGAGGCCTTGGCAGTGGGCGTGGCGACCCCCTCCGTTTGACACTATGACCACCTCCCCCTGGCTCCAGCTCTTCATCAATGCCCGAAACTGGACCCGGGAAGGAGGCTGCTGA
- the PFAS gene encoding phosphoribosylformylglycinamidine synthase isoform X2 — translation MSLRSPGSFPAPLTCCWRLNFSTPTSSNIVSVCQAAGLGAVDRVEPTRRYLLSFAHPPSAELEAVALATLHDRMTEQHFPCPIQSFSLGCTPAPLGGPIDILAEGRSALEKANQELGLALDSWDLDFYTKRFQELQRNPSTVEAFDLAQSNSEHSRHWFFKGRLHVDGQELAHSLFESIMSTQASSHPNNVLKFCDNSSAIQGKEVQFLRPEDPSRPSCFRQRQGLRHVVFTAETHNFPTGVAPFSGATTGTGGRIRDVQCTGRGAHVVAGTAGYCFGNLHIPGYSMPWEDPSFQYPGNFARPLEIAIEASNGASDYGNKFGEPVLAGFARSLGLQLPDGQRREWIKPIMFSGGIGCMEAEHVSKEPPEPGMDVVKVGGPVYRIGVGGGAASSVQVQGDNASDLDFGAVQRGDPEMEQKMNRVIRACVEAPRGNPICSLHDQGAGGNGNVLKELSDPAGAVIYTSRFQLGDPTLNALEIWGAEYQESNALLLRPPDRDFLSRVSARERCPVCFVGTITGDGRIVLVDDRECPMGRDGQGDASPTPPPTPVDLDLDWVLGKMPRKEFFLQRSLPVLRPLALPPGLSVRQALAWVLRLPAVASKRYLTSKVDRSVGGLVAQQQCVGPLQTPLADVAVVALSHQELIGAATALGEQPVKSLLDPKVAARLAVAEALTNLVFALVTDLRDVKCSGNWMWAAKLPGEGAALADACGAVAAVMAALGVAVDGGKDSLSMAARVGAETVRAPGSLVISAYAVCPDITATVTPDLKCPGGRGHLLYVPLSPGRHRLGGTALAQCFSQLGEQPPDLDLPENLVRAFGITQGLLKDRLLCSGHDVSDGGLITCLLEMAFAGNCGIEVAVPAPGVNALPVLFAEEPGLVLEVQEPDLAQVLTRYREAGLHCLELGRTGSAGPHATVRVSVNGAVVLEEPVGQLRALWEETSFQLDRLQAEPHCVAQEEGGLRERTGPTYCLPPTFPTASVPHEPGGPAPRVAIFREEGSNGDREMADAFHLAGFEVWDVTMQDLCSGAVRLDTFQGMAFVGGFSYADVLGSAKGWAAAVTFNPQAGAELRRFRQRPDTFSLGVCNGCQLLALLGWVGGSPGDEAAEMGHESWPARPGLLLRHNQSGRFESRWASVRVGPGPALMLRGMEGAVLPVWSAHGEGYMAFSSPELQAQIEARGLAPLHWADDDGNPTEQYPLNPNGSPGGMAGICSPDGRHLALMPHPERSVRPWQWAWRPPPFDTMTTSPWLQLFINARNWTREGGC, via the exons ATGTCGCTCAGGAGTCCTGGCTCCTTCCCGGCCCCACTGACCTGCTGCTGGAG GCTGAACTTCTCCACGCCAACATCCAGCAACATCGTGTCAGTGTGCCAGGCTGCGGGGCTGGGGGCCGTGGACCGCGTGGAGCCGACCCGGCGCTACCTGCTCTCG TTTGCCCACCCGCCTTCGGCTGAGCTAGAGGCCGTCGCCCTGGCTACCCTGCATGACCGGATGACGGAGCAGCACTTCCCCTGTCCCATCCAGAGCTTCTCCCTGGGGTGCACCCCAGCACCCCTTGGCGGCCCAATTGACATACTGGCCGAGGGCCGGTCTGCCCTGGAGAAAGCCAACCAGGAGCTAG GTCTGGCCCTAGACTCCTGGGACCTGGATTTCTACACCAAGCGCTTCCAGGAGCTGCAGCGGAACCCCAGCACTGTGGAGGCCTTCGACTTGGCTCAGTCCAATAG TGAGCACAGCCGACACTGGTTCTTCAAGGGCCGACTCCACGTGGACGGGCAGGAGCTGGCACACTCACTGTTTGAGTCCATCATGAGCACCCAGGCCTCCTCGCACCCCAACAACGTCCTCAAGTTCTGTGACAACAGCAG TGCAATCCAGGGGAAGGAAGTCCAATTCCTGCGTCCCGAGGACCCCTCACGGCCAAGCTGCTTCCGGCAACGTCAGGGGCTGAGACATGTCGTCTTCACGGCAGAGACCCACAACTTCCCCACGG GAGTAGCCCCCTTCAGCGGTGCGACCACTGGCACAGGGGGCCGGATCCGAGATGTCCAGTGCACAGGCCGCGGGGCCCACGTGGTGGCTGGCACTGCTGGCTATTGCTTTGGAAACCTGCACATCCCAG GTTACAGTATGCCCTGGGAGGATCCAAGCTTCCAGTATCCTGGGAACTTTGCCCGACCCCTGGAGATTGCCATCGAGGCCAGTAATGGGGCTTCTGACTACGGCAACAAGTTTGGAGAACCAGTTCTGGCTG GCTTTGCCCGTTCCTTGGGCCTCCAGCTCCCAGATGGCCAGCGGCGCGAGTGGATCAAGCCCATCATGTTTAGTGGAGGCATTGGGTGCATGGAAGCTGAGCATGTGAGCAAGGAGCCCCCAGAGCCAG GCATGGATGTTGTGAAGGTTGGGGGTCCTGTCTACAGGATTGGAGTCGGGGGCGGAGCTGCTTCGTCCGTGCAG GTGCAGGGAGACAACGCCAGCGACCTGGACTTCGGGGCTGTGCAGCGGGGAGACCCGGAGATGGAACAGAAGATGAACCGTGTGATCCGGGCTTGCGTGGAGGCCCCCAGAGGAAACCCCATCTGCAGCCTTCATGACCAGGGTGCCGGTGGCAATG GCAACGTCCTGAAGGAGCTGAGTGACCCAGCTGGAGCCGTCATTTATACCAGCCGCTTCCAG CTCGGGGACCCTACCCTGAACGCCCTGGAAATCTGGGGGGCTGAGTACCAGGAGTCAAATGCACTTCTGCTGAGGCCCCCCGACCGGGACTTCCTGAGTCGTGTCAGTGCCCGGGAACGCTGCCCAGTTTGCTTTGTGGGCACCATCACGGGAGACGGGAGG ATCGTGCTGGTGGACGATCGGGAGTGTCCTATGGGAAGAGATGGCCAGGGGGATGCCTCCCCAACACCTCCCCCGACGCCTGTGGACCTGGATCTGGACTGGGTGCTGGGCAAGATGCCCCGGAAG GAGTTCTTCCTCCAGAGGAGTCTCCCCGTGCTGCGGCCCCTGGCCTTGCCCCCAGGGCTGAGCGTGCGCCAGGCCCTGGCATGGGTCCTCAGGCTGCCTGCGGTGGCCAGCAAGCGCTACCTCACCAGCAAG GTGGACCGCTCCGTGGGCGGCCTGGTGGCACAGCAGCAGTGTGTGGGACCCCTGCAGACCCCTCTGGCAGATGTGGCGGTGGTGGCACTGAGTCACCAGGAGCTCATAGGGGCTGCCACAGCCCTGGGAGAGCAGCCCGTCAAGAGCCTGCTAGACCCCAAGGTTGCTGCCCGACTGGCTGTGGCTGAAGCCCTCACCAACCTGGTGTTTGCTCTGGTCACCGACCTCCGG GACGTGAAATGCAGCGGGAACTGGATGTGGGCGGCCAAGCTCCCGGGGGAGGGTGCGGCTCTGGCCGACGCCTGTGGGGCTGTGGCAGCCGTGATGGCGGCCCTGGGTGTGGCAGTGGATGGTGGCAAGGACTCCCTCAGCATGGCTGCCCGGGTTGGCGCTGAGACCGTGCGGGCTCCTG GGTCGCTGGTCATCTCAGCCTATGCTGTCTGTCCAGACATTACAGCCACTGTGACCCCAGACCTCAAGTGTCCCGGAGGGAGAG GCCACCTGCTCTACGTGCCTCTGAGTCCTGGGCGCCATCGGCTCGGGGGCACAGCTCTGGCCCAGTGCTTCTCCCAGCTCGGCGAGCAGCCTCCCGATCTGGACCTTCCCGAGAACTTGGTGCGAGCCTTCGGCATCACCCAGGGGCTGCTGAAAG ACCGCCTCCTCTGCTCAGGCCACGATGTCAGTGACGGAGGTCTCATCACCTGCCTGCTAGAGATGGCCTTTGCTGGGAATTGTGGAATAGAGGTGGCCGTCCCTGCCCCTGGGGTCAATG CGCTGCCTGTACTGTTCGCTGAGGAGCCAGGCTTGGTGCTGGAGGTGCAAGAGCCAGACCTGGCCCAAGTACTGACACGTTACCGGGAGGCTGGCCTCCACTGCCTGGAGCTGGGCCGAACGGGCAGCGCCGGGCCCCATGCCACG GTCCGGGTATCAGTGAACGGGGCTGTCGTTCTGGAGGAGCCCGTTGGGCAGCTACGAGCCCTCTGGGAGGAGACCAGTTTCCAGCTGGATCGGCTGCAGGCAGAGCCCCACTGTGTGGCCCAGGAAGAAGGAGGGCTGAGGGAGCGGACGGGGCCCACCTActgcctgccccccaccttccccacaGCTTCCGTGCCTCATGAGCCTG GTGGCCCCGCCCCCCGCGTTGCCATCTTTCGAGAAGAAGGCAGTAACGGAGACCGGGAGATGGCCGATGCCTTCCACTTGGCTGGGTTTGAG GTGTGGGACGTGACCATGCAGGACCTCTGCTCTGGAGCAGTCAGGCTGGACACGTTCCAAGGCATGGCCTTCGTGGGCGGCTTCAGCTACGCGGACGTCCTGGGCTCTGCCAAAG GGTGGGCAGCCGCTGTGACCTTTAACCCCCAGGCCGGGGCTGAGCTGAGGCGCTTCCGGCAACGGCCAGACACCTTCAGCCTGGGCGTGTGTAACGGCTGCCAGCTGCTGGCCCTGCTGGGCTGGGTGGGAGGCAGTCCTGGTGACGAGGCGGCAGAGATGGGCCACGAGTCCTGGCCGGCCCGGCCTGGCCTCCTGCTGCGCCACAACCAGTCTGGGCGTTTCGAGTCGCGCTGGGCCAGCGTGCGAGTGGGGCCCGGGCCGGCCCTGATGCTGCGAGGGATGGAGGGTGCCGTGCTGCCCGTGTGGAGCGCCCATGGGGAAG GTTACATGGCATTTTCTTCCCCGGAACTCCAAGCCCAGATTGAGGCCAGGGGCTTGGCTCCGCTGCACTGGGCAGACGATGACGGCAACCCCACGGAACAGTACCCCCTGAATCCCAACGGGTCCCCAGGGGGCATGGCTGGCATCTGCTCCCCCGATGGCCGCCACCTGGCTCTCATGCCTCACCCTGAGCGGTCTGTGAGGCCTTGGCAGTGGGCGTGGCGACCCCCTCCGTTTGACACTATGACCACCTCCCCCTGGCTCCAGCTCTTCATCAATGCCCGAAACTGGACCCGGGAAGGAGGCTGCTGA